A genome region from Micromonospora peucetia includes the following:
- a CDS encoding chitinase: MLLAAVAALATVTATTLTLAAPARAAGPTATFVKAADWGTGWEGRYTVTNSGPGAITGWQVAFTLPAGTTLGSYWDATVSSVGQRHTFTNRSWNGTVAPGASVSFGFLATGSGSPTDCTLNGAPCSGSLPTTPPSTAPPTSAPPTTPPPTTPPPTTPPPTTPPPTTPPPTTPPPGGLPRHALIGYLHASFANGSGYLRMADVPADWDIVNLAFGEPTTVTSGDIRFQLCPAAECPGVETEAEFSAAIRAKQAQGKKVLLSIGGQNGQVQLTTTAARDTFVRSVSAIIDRYGLNGLDIDFEGHSLYLNTGDTDFRNPTTPVIVNLISAIRTLKQRYGAGFVLTMAPETFFVQLGYQFYGSGPWGGQDPRAGSYLPVIHALRDDITVLHVQDYNSGPIMGLDNQYHTMGSADFHIAMTDMVLAGFPVAGNPDRVFPPLREDQVAFGAPSSTSAGNGYLAPAGVQAAVTCLVKGQGCGSYTPRSGTNPAFRGLMTWSINWDRFYAWEFRLSHGPFLRALP; this comes from the coding sequence CTGCTGTTGGCCGCCGTAGCGGCCCTGGCCACCGTCACCGCCACCACGCTGACCCTCGCCGCGCCGGCCCGCGCCGCCGGCCCGACCGCCACGTTCGTCAAGGCCGCCGACTGGGGCACCGGATGGGAGGGCCGCTACACCGTCACCAACAGTGGCCCGGGCGCCATCACCGGCTGGCAGGTCGCCTTCACCCTGCCCGCGGGCACCACCCTCGGCTCCTACTGGGACGCCACGGTGAGCAGCGTCGGCCAGCGGCACACCTTCACCAACCGCTCATGGAACGGCACCGTGGCCCCCGGCGCCTCGGTGTCGTTCGGCTTCCTGGCCACCGGCTCCGGCTCCCCCACCGACTGCACGCTAAACGGCGCGCCGTGCTCCGGCAGCCTGCCCACCACCCCGCCGAGCACCGCGCCACCAACCAGCGCCCCACCGACCACTCCGCCGCCCACCACTCCCCCGCCCACCACTCCCCCGCCCACCACTCCGCCGCCGACCACCCCGCCGCCCACCACTCCGCCGCCGGGCGGGCTGCCCCGGCACGCGTTGATCGGCTACCTGCACGCCAGCTTCGCCAACGGCTCGGGCTACCTGCGGATGGCCGACGTGCCCGCCGACTGGGACATCGTCAACCTCGCCTTCGGCGAGCCCACCACGGTCACCTCGGGCGACATCCGGTTCCAGCTCTGCCCGGCGGCCGAGTGCCCGGGCGTCGAGACCGAGGCCGAGTTCAGCGCGGCGATCCGCGCCAAGCAGGCACAGGGCAAGAAGGTGCTGCTCTCCATCGGCGGGCAGAACGGCCAGGTCCAGCTCACCACGACCGCCGCCCGGGACACCTTCGTCCGGTCCGTGTCGGCCATCATCGACCGGTACGGCCTGAACGGGCTCGACATCGACTTCGAGGGGCACTCGCTCTACCTGAACACCGGCGACACCGACTTCCGCAACCCGACCACGCCGGTGATCGTCAACCTGATCTCCGCGATCCGCACCCTCAAGCAGCGGTACGGGGCGGGCTTCGTGCTCACCATGGCGCCGGAGACGTTCTTCGTCCAACTCGGCTACCAGTTCTACGGGTCGGGCCCGTGGGGCGGGCAGGACCCGCGCGCCGGGTCGTACCTGCCGGTGATCCACGCGCTGCGCGACGACATCACCGTGCTGCACGTGCAGGACTACAACTCCGGGCCGATCATGGGGCTCGACAACCAGTACCACACGATGGGCAGCGCCGACTTCCACATCGCGATGACCGACATGGTGCTCGCCGGCTTCCCCGTCGCCGGCAACCCCGACCGGGTCTTCCCGCCGCTACGCGAGGACCAGGTGGCCTTCGGCGCACCCTCCTCCACCAGCGCCGGCAACGGCTACCTCGCCCCGGCGGGGGTGCAGGCCGCGGTGACCTGCCTGGTGAAGGGGCAGGGCTGCGGCTCGTACACCCCGCGCAGCGGCACCAACCCGGCCTTCCGAGGGCTGATGACCTGGTCGATCAACTGGGACCGGTTCTACGCCTGGGAGTTCCGCCTGAGCCACGGCCCGTTCCTGCGGGCGCTGCCCTGA
- a CDS encoding ABC transporter ATP-binding protein yields MSAPLLDAHLVVDRDGFRLDVPLRVAAGEVVALLGPNGAGKTTALRALAGLLPLTDGHLTLDGVDLDRPPRRAWTPTERRPIGVVFQDYLLFPHLSALENVAFGPRRHGADRRTARRIAHGWLDRVGLTEHVDRRPRQLSGGQAQRVALARALAVEPALLLLDEPLAALDARTRLDTRAELHRHLAAHPGATLLVTHDPLDALVLADRLVVVEEGRVVQEGDAATVTARPRTDYVARLVGLNLHRGHADGHRVRVADGLSLTVADRLDGEVFVAFRPSAVALHPSRPEGSPRNTWAATVADVQRHGDNLRVRLDGPISLSADVTPAAAAQLGLAPGQPVWAAVKAAETHAYPAG; encoded by the coding sequence GTGAGCGCGCCCCTGCTCGACGCGCACCTGGTGGTGGACCGGGACGGGTTCCGCCTCGACGTGCCGCTGCGGGTCGCCGCCGGCGAGGTGGTCGCGCTGCTCGGCCCCAACGGGGCGGGCAAGACGACGGCGCTGCGCGCGCTCGCCGGCCTGCTCCCGCTGACCGACGGGCACCTCACCCTCGACGGCGTCGACCTGGACCGGCCGCCGCGACGCGCCTGGACACCGACCGAGCGCCGGCCGATCGGCGTGGTCTTCCAGGACTACCTGCTCTTCCCGCACCTGAGCGCGTTGGAGAACGTGGCGTTCGGGCCCCGGCGGCACGGCGCCGACCGGCGTACCGCTCGGCGGATCGCCCACGGCTGGCTGGACCGGGTCGGTCTGACCGAGCACGTCGACCGCCGGCCCCGGCAGCTCTCCGGCGGGCAGGCGCAGCGGGTCGCGCTGGCCCGCGCGCTCGCCGTCGAGCCGGCACTGCTGCTGCTGGACGAGCCGCTCGCCGCGCTCGACGCGCGCACCCGGCTGGACACCAGGGCGGAGCTGCACCGGCACCTCGCCGCACACCCGGGGGCCACCCTGCTGGTCACCCACGATCCGCTCGACGCGCTGGTGCTGGCCGACCGGCTCGTGGTCGTCGAGGAGGGTCGGGTGGTGCAGGAGGGGGACGCCGCGACCGTCACGGCGCGGCCACGCACCGACTACGTGGCACGGCTCGTCGGGCTGAACCTGCACCGGGGCCACGCCGACGGGCACCGGGTGCGGGTCGCCGACGGGCTGAGCCTCACCGTCGCCGACCGGCTCGACGGGGAGGTATTCGTCGCCTTCCGGCCGTCGGCGGTAGCGCTGCACCCGTCCCGACCGGAGGGCAGCCCGCGCAACACCTGGGCGGCGACGGTGGCCGACGTGCAGCGGCACGGCGACAACCTGCGGGTGCGGCTCGACGGGCCGATCTCGCTCTCTGCGGACGTCACGCCGGCCGCCGCCGCCCAGCTGGGGCTGGCTCCCGGCCAGCCGGTATGGGCCGCGGTCAAGGCGGCAGAGACCCACGCCTACCCCGCCGGCTGA
- a CDS encoding ABC transporter permease: MTRTHVRRARRRGPGVPVALLVPALLGLVFLVLPLIGLLARTPWADLPQRLTAPGVLTALRLSLLTATLATLLCLLLGVPLAWLLARVEFPGRRLVRALVTVPLVLPPVVGGVALLLVFGRQGLLGGWLDATFGITLPFTTAGVVLAEAFVAMPFLVIAVEGALRGADGRYEEAAATLGAGRWTTFTHVTLPLVAPGLAAGAVLCWARALGEFGATITFAGNYPGRTQTMPLAVYLALETDVQAAVVLSLVLLTVSVAILAGLRDRWITSP; encoded by the coding sequence GTGACGCGTACCCACGTCCGGCGGGCCCGACGGCGGGGCCCCGGGGTGCCCGTCGCGCTACTGGTGCCGGCCCTGCTGGGCCTGGTCTTCCTCGTGCTGCCGCTGATCGGGCTGCTGGCCCGTACGCCGTGGGCCGACCTGCCGCAGCGACTCACCGCGCCGGGCGTGCTCACCGCGCTGCGGCTGTCCCTGCTGACCGCCACCCTGGCCACACTGCTCTGTCTGCTGCTCGGGGTGCCGCTGGCCTGGCTGCTGGCCCGCGTCGAGTTCCCCGGCCGGCGCCTGGTACGCGCCCTCGTCACCGTGCCGCTGGTGCTGCCGCCGGTGGTCGGCGGGGTGGCGCTGCTGCTGGTCTTCGGCCGGCAGGGCCTGCTCGGCGGCTGGCTCGACGCGACCTTCGGGATCACCCTGCCGTTCACCACCGCCGGCGTGGTGCTCGCGGAGGCGTTCGTGGCGATGCCGTTCCTCGTGATCGCCGTGGAGGGGGCGCTGCGCGGCGCCGACGGCCGGTACGAGGAGGCGGCGGCGACCCTCGGCGCCGGCCGGTGGACGACGTTCACCCACGTCACCCTGCCCCTGGTGGCCCCCGGTCTGGCGGCCGGCGCGGTGTTGTGCTGGGCGCGGGCGCTCGGCGAGTTCGGCGCCACCATCACCTTCGCCGGCAACTATCCGGGACGGACGCAGACCATGCCGCTGGCGGTCTACCTGGCGCTGGAGACGGACGTGCAGGCCGCCGTGGTGCTCAGCCTCGTCCTGCTCACCGTGTCGGTGGCCATCCTCGCCGGGCTGCGCGACCGCTGGATCACCAGCCCGTGA
- the modA gene encoding molybdate ABC transporter substrate-binding protein, which yields MVVVLTGLTGCGGGSAGSSGSAGRSGGGTVTVFAAASLTESFTRLGRDFEAANRGTAVVFNFAGSAALAAQINQGAPADVFASAATRNMATVTGAGNADGDPVVFVRNQLVVAVPKGNPRGVAGLADLSRPGLKVALCAEQVPCGAAARTALDAASVALTPVTLEQDVRGALAKVRLGEVDAALVYRTDALAATADVTAVEFPESVRAVNDYPIVVLRDAPHPDGAQAFVAYVRSERGRAVLTEAGFQAP from the coding sequence ATGGTGGTGGTCCTCACGGGCCTGACCGGGTGCGGCGGGGGCTCCGCCGGCAGCAGCGGGTCGGCGGGCCGCTCGGGCGGCGGCACGGTGACCGTGTTCGCCGCGGCCTCGCTGACCGAGTCGTTCACCCGGCTCGGCCGGGACTTCGAGGCGGCCAACCGGGGCACCGCCGTGGTCTTCAACTTCGCCGGCAGCGCGGCGCTGGCCGCCCAGATCAACCAGGGTGCGCCGGCCGACGTGTTCGCCTCGGCGGCGACCCGGAACATGGCCACGGTCACCGGGGCGGGCAACGCCGACGGCGACCCGGTGGTCTTCGTCCGCAACCAGCTCGTCGTCGCCGTACCGAAGGGCAACCCGCGGGGCGTCGCCGGGCTCGCCGACCTGAGCCGGCCGGGGCTGAAGGTCGCGCTCTGCGCCGAGCAGGTGCCCTGCGGCGCGGCTGCGCGGACGGCGCTCGACGCCGCCTCGGTCGCCCTCACCCCGGTCACCCTGGAGCAGGACGTCCGGGGCGCGCTGGCCAAGGTGCGGCTCGGCGAGGTCGACGCTGCCCTCGTCTACCGCACGGACGCGCTGGCCGCCACGGCCGACGTGACGGCCGTCGAGTTCCCCGAGTCCGTCCGCGCCGTCAACGACTACCCGATCGTCGTGCTGCGGGACGCGCCTCACCCCGACGGCGCGCAGGCCTTCGTCGCGTACGTCCGCTCGGAGCGGGGGCGGGCGGTGCTCACCGAGGCCGGATTCCAGGCCCCGTGA
- a CDS encoding TOBE domain-containing protein, with product MTMFRIGEAAELLGVSADTVRRWVDAGRLAAGRDAHGHRVIDGVDLAAFARGQAADPDDRSDASSARNRLRGIVVNVVKDTVMAQVDIQAGPFRIVSLMSREAVDELDLRVGSLAVAVIKSTTVVVERASPSGGPRARQGS from the coding sequence GTGACGATGTTCCGAATCGGGGAGGCCGCCGAGTTGCTCGGGGTCAGCGCCGACACCGTGCGCCGGTGGGTCGACGCCGGGCGGCTCGCCGCCGGCCGCGACGCGCACGGTCACCGGGTGATCGACGGGGTCGACCTGGCCGCGTTCGCGCGGGGCCAGGCCGCCGACCCGGACGACCGCTCGGACGCCTCGTCGGCCCGCAACCGGCTGCGCGGCATCGTGGTCAACGTCGTCAAGGACACCGTGATGGCGCAGGTCGACATCCAGGCCGGGCCGTTCCGGATCGTCTCGCTGATGAGCCGGGAGGCGGTCGACGAGCTGGATCTGCGCGTCGGTTCGCTGGCTGTCGCGGTGATCAAGTCCACCACGGTGGTGGTGGAACGCGCCTCCCCGTCGGGCGGCCCCCGGGCGAGGCAGGGGTCGTGA
- a CDS encoding transporter substrate-binding domain-containing protein, translating into MGQDDETSSNPPVSGSAAPARASRSRQLRLAALLLLLVVVVTATVRVIVASGPPTWDELRERAGLTNRDRLIIGVKDDQPGVAQKLENGAFEGFDIDIAYMIAQDLGFDAPEVTLLSIESEDRARRQARDANGSFVTVDLVIASYSITEQRREQGVVFSFPYLETEQSVLTLASDPRQVASLRDLDKAKVCTLGTSTSEQRLREAGASPIGRNRIGQCVQALYDGEVDAVTTDAAILAGFVGPRPPGELPPATKLLRRKELRHWDIGAEAAEKWGVNTGPNPAMRDLVNLSLYQSAKGPDGDRWKAAFDRYLASEQQYSNPQQVAVGRQPEPEETVEVRQWPWERWALPSPSRPRSGGPTLVRARSRRDRRSSGC; encoded by the coding sequence TTGGGTCAGGACGACGAGACCAGCAGCAACCCGCCGGTGTCGGGGTCGGCGGCTCCCGCCCGCGCGTCGAGATCCCGGCAGTTGCGCCTGGCGGCCCTGCTGCTCCTGCTGGTGGTGGTCGTGACGGCCACGGTCCGGGTGATCGTGGCCAGCGGCCCACCCACCTGGGACGAGTTGCGCGAGCGGGCCGGGCTGACCAACCGGGACAGGTTGATCATCGGAGTGAAGGACGACCAGCCGGGCGTGGCGCAGAAGCTGGAGAACGGCGCGTTCGAGGGCTTCGACATCGACATCGCGTACATGATCGCCCAGGACCTGGGCTTCGACGCCCCGGAGGTGACGCTGCTGTCGATCGAGAGCGAGGACCGGGCCCGCCGGCAGGCGCGCGACGCCAACGGTAGCTTCGTCACGGTCGACCTGGTGATCGCCTCCTACAGCATCACCGAGCAGCGCCGGGAGCAGGGTGTGGTCTTCTCCTTCCCCTATCTGGAGACCGAGCAGTCGGTGCTGACGCTCGCGTCCGACCCCCGGCAGGTCGCCAGCCTGCGCGACCTCGACAAGGCGAAGGTCTGCACGCTGGGTACGTCCACCTCGGAACAGCGCCTGCGTGAGGCGGGCGCGAGCCCGATCGGCCGCAACCGGATCGGCCAGTGTGTCCAGGCGCTCTACGACGGTGAGGTCGACGCGGTCACCACCGACGCGGCGATCCTGGCCGGCTTCGTGGGCCCGCGCCCGCCGGGAGAGCTACCGCCGGCGACGAAGCTGCTGCGGCGCAAGGAGCTGCGGCACTGGGACATCGGCGCGGAGGCGGCGGAGAAGTGGGGCGTGAACACCGGCCCCAACCCGGCGATGCGAGACCTGGTCAACCTCTCCCTCTACCAGTCCGCGAAGGGCCCCGACGGCGACCGGTGGAAGGCGGCATTCGACCGTTACCTTGCCTCGGAGCAGCAGTACAGCAACCCGCAGCAGGTGGCGGTCGGCCGGCAGCCGGAGCCCGAGGAGACGGTGGAGGTGCGGCAGTGGCCGTGGGAGAGATGGGCCCTGCCGTCTCCGAGTCGACCGCGGTCGGGCGGGCCGACCCTCGTCCGGGCACGAAGCAGGCGCGACAGGCGCAGCAGTGGCTGCTGA
- the smpB gene encoding SsrA-binding protein SmpB: MNAARQTERKLIASNKKARHDYTILKTYEAGIVLAGTEVKSLREGRASLVDAFAQERDGELMLYGLHIAEYGFGSWTNHAPRRTRKLLLRRVEIARILERTREGGLTLVPLSMYFSGGWAKVELALAKGRKSYDKRQALAERDAEREIARELGRHLKSGRPSASRR, translated from the coding sequence GTGAACGCGGCCCGGCAGACCGAGCGCAAGCTGATCGCCTCCAACAAGAAGGCGCGGCACGACTACACGATCCTCAAGACCTACGAGGCGGGCATCGTGCTGGCCGGCACCGAGGTCAAGTCGTTGCGCGAGGGCCGGGCGTCGCTGGTCGACGCGTTCGCCCAGGAACGCGACGGCGAGCTGATGTTGTACGGGCTGCACATCGCCGAGTACGGCTTCGGCAGCTGGACCAACCACGCGCCCCGGCGCACCCGCAAGCTGCTGCTGCGCCGGGTGGAGATCGCCCGGATCCTGGAGCGGACCCGCGAGGGCGGGCTGACCCTGGTGCCGCTGTCGATGTACTTCTCGGGCGGCTGGGCGAAGGTCGAGCTGGCTCTGGCCAAGGGACGGAAGTCGTACGACAAGCGGCAGGCGCTGGCCGAGCGGGACGCCGAGCGGGAGATCGCCCGGGAGTTGGGCCGCCACCTCAAGTCGGGTCGGCCGTCAGCGAGCCGCCGGTGA
- a CDS encoding LysR family transcriptional regulator: protein MQPLALDVFRTVARHGSITAAARELRYTQSAVSRQIAALEADLGVALFDRLPRGVALTEPGRCLLPHAEAVLDRLTTAHRDLDALRGLGGGRLRVGAFPTAMAALVPRALAAFRAAYPRVALSVVEGRTPDLLERLLAGDADVAVVSAPADRPLDTGRFDLRHLLDERLLVAVARDHRLARRRTVRLAELADDPFIAGSAGGEDPLMRATMPPGFRPRTDIVAADWTGKLGCVAAGLGVALVPALAVRAAPADLVLLRLHADDAPARRVYAATVGGRHRPPAVDRLVAGLAEEAAGAASPARRVAGRRPISSTG from the coding sequence ATGCAGCCGCTCGCCCTCGACGTGTTCCGTACGGTGGCCCGGCACGGCTCGATCACCGCCGCCGCCCGCGAGCTGCGCTACACCCAGTCGGCGGTCTCCCGCCAGATCGCGGCGCTGGAGGCCGACCTGGGCGTGGCCCTCTTCGACCGGCTCCCGCGCGGCGTCGCGCTGACCGAGCCGGGGCGGTGCCTGCTGCCGCACGCCGAGGCGGTGCTGGACCGGTTGACCACCGCCCATCGGGACCTGGACGCGCTGCGTGGGCTCGGCGGCGGCCGGCTTCGGGTGGGGGCGTTCCCGACCGCGATGGCCGCCCTCGTGCCCCGCGCGCTGGCCGCGTTCCGCGCCGCGTACCCCCGGGTGGCCCTTTCGGTGGTGGAGGGCCGCACGCCCGACCTGCTGGAGCGGTTGCTCGCCGGCGACGCCGACGTCGCCGTGGTGAGCGCGCCCGCAGACCGGCCGCTGGACACCGGGCGCTTCGACCTGCGCCACCTGCTCGACGAGCGCCTGCTCGTCGCGGTGGCCCGGGACCACCGGCTGGCCCGGCGCCGCACGGTGCGCCTGGCCGAGTTGGCCGACGACCCGTTCATCGCCGGATCGGCCGGCGGCGAGGACCCGCTGATGCGCGCCACCATGCCGCCCGGCTTCCGGCCCCGCACGGACATCGTCGCCGCCGACTGGACCGGCAAGCTGGGCTGCGTGGCCGCCGGCCTCGGGGTCGCGCTGGTGCCGGCGCTGGCGGTCCGGGCCGCCCCGGCCGACCTGGTGCTGCTGCGCCTACACGCCGACGACGCGCCGGCCCGTCGGGTCTACGCGGCCACCGTCGGCGGTCGGCACCGCCCGCCGGCGGTCGACCGGCTGGTCGCCGGCCTGGCCGAGGAGGCGGCCGGCGCGGCGAGCCCGGCGCGACGGGTGGCCGGCCGGCGCCCGATATCCTCGACCGGGTGA
- a CDS encoding NAD(P)-dependent oxidoreductase, with protein MTEIAVLGAGRMGASIALRLLDAGHQVAVWNRTAARAAPLGQAGARVARTPADAARHAEVTVTMLTDAAAVQAVLFGPDGAVPALPPDACLVEMSTIGPTAVRDLATRLPATVSLVDAPVGGSVAAARAGRLRVFAGGTDVAVARVTPVLAALGDVRHCGGTGSGAALKLVLNTALLVAVAGLADTLAVARAVGVDPATALDALVGGPLGGVLARAAAPGADFPVALAGKDLDLVRDALGAAPAPLVRAARTVLAAAEDPTADIATLVPLETP; from the coding sequence ATGACAGAGATCGCCGTACTCGGCGCGGGTCGGATGGGGGCGTCGATCGCCCTGCGCCTGCTCGACGCCGGTCACCAGGTGGCGGTGTGGAACCGCACCGCCGCCCGCGCCGCCCCGCTCGGGCAGGCCGGTGCCCGGGTGGCCCGGACCCCGGCCGACGCCGCCCGCCACGCCGAGGTCACCGTCACGATGCTCACCGACGCCGCCGCCGTGCAGGCGGTGCTGTTCGGGCCGGACGGAGCCGTGCCGGCCCTGCCGCCCGACGCCTGCCTGGTGGAGATGTCCACCATCGGCCCGACCGCCGTCCGCGACCTCGCGACGCGCCTGCCCGCCACCGTGAGCCTCGTCGACGCCCCGGTCGGCGGGAGCGTGGCCGCCGCCCGCGCCGGCCGGCTGCGGGTGTTCGCCGGCGGCACCGACGTCGCCGTCGCACGGGTCACCCCCGTCCTGGCGGCACTCGGCGACGTACGCCACTGCGGCGGCACCGGCAGCGGGGCCGCGCTGAAGCTCGTGCTCAACACGGCGTTGCTCGTCGCCGTCGCCGGGCTCGCCGACACCCTGGCGGTCGCCCGCGCCGTCGGCGTCGACCCGGCCACCGCCCTCGACGCGCTGGTCGGTGGCCCGCTCGGCGGCGTGCTCGCGCGGGCCGCCGCCCCCGGCGCCGACTTCCCGGTCGCGCTCGCCGGCAAGGACCTCGACCTGGTCCGGGACGCGCTCGGCGCCGCCCCGGCCCCGCTGGTCCGGGCGGCCCGGACCGTGCTGGCCGCCGCCGAGGACCCGACCGCCGACATCGCCACCCTCGTACCCCTGGAGACTCCGTGA
- a CDS encoding RidA family protein, with product MKLTLDNPPTVAAPFGDRFAHVARLDLPGGGLLMLAGQVAVDDDGHLTGTGDIVAQSERIFEIIVGVLSGHGAGLADVLHIRTFMTDLADLPGYAAVRRRLFTATPPPASTTVEVNRLFLPGALIEVEVTAAVTTA from the coding sequence GTGAAGCTCACCCTCGACAACCCGCCGACCGTCGCCGCACCGTTCGGCGACCGGTTCGCCCACGTGGCCCGCCTCGACCTGCCCGGCGGCGGCCTGCTCATGCTCGCCGGTCAGGTGGCCGTCGACGACGACGGCCACCTGACCGGCACGGGCGACATCGTTGCGCAGTCCGAACGGATCTTCGAGATCATCGTGGGGGTGCTGTCCGGCCACGGCGCAGGCTTGGCGGACGTGCTGCACATCCGGACGTTCATGACCGACCTCGCCGACCTGCCCGGCTATGCCGCCGTCCGGCGTCGGCTCTTCACCGCCACGCCCCCGCCCGCCAGCACGACGGTAGAGGTGAACCGGCTCTTCCTGCCCGGTGCCCTGATCGAGGTGGAGGTGACCGCCGCCGTCACCACCGCCTGA
- a CDS encoding RNA 2'-phosphotransferase yields the protein MDHRAMVRLSKRMSLALRHQPDRFGLVPDRAGWVSVDALLAALRIDHADLDAVVAGNDKQRFAVERGADGVERIRASQGHSIPVDLGLVPSPPPVWLYHGTSRVALDSIRATGLHRAGRHHVHLSPDVATARRVGARREGELVVLTVDAAAMARDGHAFYRSANGVWLTDAVPARYLTG from the coding sequence ATGGATCATCGGGCGATGGTGCGGCTGAGCAAGCGGATGTCCCTGGCGTTGCGGCACCAGCCGGACCGGTTCGGCCTCGTGCCCGACCGGGCCGGCTGGGTGTCGGTCGACGCCCTGCTCGCCGCGCTGCGGATCGACCACGCCGACCTGGACGCCGTGGTGGCCGGCAACGACAAGCAGCGCTTCGCCGTGGAACGCGGTGCCGACGGCGTGGAACGGATCCGGGCCAGCCAGGGGCACTCGATCCCGGTTGACCTGGGGCTCGTGCCGAGCCCGCCGCCGGTGTGGCTCTACCACGGCACCAGCCGCGTCGCGCTCGACTCGATCCGGGCCACCGGCCTGCACCGGGCCGGCCGGCACCACGTACACCTGTCGCCGGACGTGGCGACCGCCCGGCGGGTCGGTGCCCGGCGGGAGGGCGAGCTGGTGGTGTTGACTGTGGACGCGGCGGCGATGGCCCGCGACGGGCATGCCTTCTACCGCAGCGCCAACGGGGTCTGGCTCACCGACGCGGTGCCCGCCCGCTACCTGACGGGCTGA
- a CDS encoding NUDIX domain-containing protein has product MTAEAYSHCSYCGAAYPTAAGWPRGCAACGQTVWRNPLPVAVAVLPVRTARGLGVVVVRRDIEPARGQLALPGGFIEYGEEWQEALVRELWEETGLRADAADAQLLAVHGAPAGGTMMVFGELPERRTEAMPPSAPTAEATEWLVLTEPTELAFSTHTRVLADFLARPAG; this is encoded by the coding sequence ATGACCGCCGAGGCATACTCCCACTGCTCCTACTGCGGCGCCGCCTACCCGACGGCGGCCGGGTGGCCGCGGGGCTGCGCGGCCTGCGGCCAGACGGTCTGGCGCAACCCGCTGCCCGTCGCGGTGGCGGTGCTGCCGGTCCGCACGGCCCGGGGCCTCGGCGTGGTCGTCGTCCGCCGCGACATCGAGCCGGCCCGCGGCCAGCTCGCGCTGCCGGGCGGCTTCATCGAGTACGGCGAGGAGTGGCAGGAAGCGCTGGTCCGAGAGCTGTGGGAGGAGACCGGCCTGCGTGCCGACGCCGCCGACGCCCAACTCCTCGCGGTGCACGGCGCCCCGGCCGGCGGCACGATGATGGTCTTCGGCGAGCTGCCCGAGCGGAGGACGGAGGCCATGCCGCCGTCGGCACCGACCGCGGAGGCCACCGAGTGGCTGGTGCTCACCGAGCCGACGGAGCTGGCCTTCTCCACCCACACCCGGGTGCTCGCCGACTTCCTCGCCCGGCCCGCGGGCTGA
- a CDS encoding NADAR family protein, whose translation MSPRSVDELVAAARTGRKIRYLHFWGHQPQRDGSVGPGCLSQWWPAPFSDGERTYATAEHWMMWHKAMLFGDTDIAGRILASGHPHRAKSLGRQVPGFDQATWEARRHDIVVAGSVAKFGQHDDLRAFLLGTGERVLVEASPVDRVWGIGLAADDPRADDPARWRGANLLGFALMEARDALRAGPRAG comes from the coding sequence ATGTCCCCACGATCCGTCGACGAACTCGTCGCCGCCGCCCGCACCGGCAGGAAGATCCGCTACCTACATTTCTGGGGTCACCAGCCGCAACGCGACGGCAGCGTCGGGCCCGGCTGCCTGAGCCAGTGGTGGCCGGCCCCGTTCAGCGACGGCGAGCGGACGTACGCCACCGCCGAGCACTGGATGATGTGGCACAAGGCGATGCTGTTCGGCGACACCGACATCGCCGGGCGGATCCTGGCGTCAGGGCACCCACACCGCGCCAAGTCGCTCGGCCGCCAGGTGCCCGGCTTCGACCAGGCGACCTGGGAGGCCCGGCGTCACGACATCGTGGTGGCGGGCAGCGTCGCCAAGTTCGGCCAGCACGACGACCTGCGGGCTTTCCTGCTGGGCACCGGTGAGCGGGTGCTCGTGGAGGCCAGCCCCGTCGACCGCGTCTGGGGCATCGGCCTGGCCGCCGACGACCCACGCGCGGACGATCCGGCGCGCTGGCGAGGTGCGAACCTGCTCGGCTTCGCCCTGATGGAGGCCCGCGACGCCCTTCGCGCCGGCCCCCGGGCCGGGTAA